Proteins found in one Physeter macrocephalus isolate SW-GA chromosome 17, ASM283717v5, whole genome shotgun sequence genomic segment:
- the SLC12A4 gene encoding solute carrier family 12 member 4 isoform X1, giving the protein MPHFTVVPVDGPRRGDYDNLEGLSWVDYGERADREDSEGHGNHKESSPFLCPMEASRGSDYHDRNLALFEEELDIRPKVSSLLGKLVSYTNLTQGAKEHEEAESGEGTRRRAAKAPSMGTLMGVYLPCLQNIFGVILFLRLTWMVGTAGVLQALLIVLICCCCTLLTAISMSAIATNGVVPAGGSYFMISRSLGPEFGGAVGLCFYLGTTFAAAMYILGAIEILLTYITPPAAIFYPTGTHDMSSATLNNMRVYGTIFLTFMTLVVFVGVKYVNKFASLFLACVIISILSIYAGGIKSIFDPPVFPVCMLGNRTLSRDQFDVCAKTAVVDNETVATRLWSLFCHSPNLTADSCDRYFLLNNVTEIPGIPGAAAGVLQENLWSAYLEKGEVVEKHGLSSTDALGLKESLPLYVVADIATSFTVLVGIFFPSVTGIMAGSNRSGDLRDAQKSIPVGTILAIVTTSLVYFSSVVLFGACIEGVVLRDKYGDGVSRNLVVGTLAWPSPWVIVIGSFFSTCGAGLQSLTGAPRLLQAIAKDNIIPFLRVFGHGKANGEPTWALLLTALIAELGILIASLDMVAPILSMFFLMCYLFVNLACAVQTLLRTPNWRPRFKYYHWALSFLGMSLCLALMFVSSWYYALVAMLIAGMIYKYIEYQGAEKEWGDGIRGLSLSAARYALLRLEEGPPHTKNWRPQLLVLLKLDEDLHVKYPRLLTFASQLKAGKGLTIVGSVIQGSFLESYGEAQAAEQTIKNMMEIEKVKGFCQVVVASKVREGLAHLIQSCGLGGMRHNSVVLGWPYGWRQSEDPRAWKTFIDTVRCTTAAHLALLVPKNIAFYPSNHERYLEGHIDVWWIVHDGGMLMLLPFLLRQHKVWRKCRMRIFTVAQMDDNSIQMKKDLAVFLYHLRLEAEVEVVEMHNSDISAYTYERTLMMEQRSQMLRQMRLTKTEREREAQLVKDRHSALRLESLYSDEEEESAAGTDKIQMTWTRDKHMAAEPWDPSHAPDNFRELVHIKPDQSNVRRMHTAVKLNEVIVTRSHDARLVLLNMPGPPKNSEGDENYMEFLEVLTEGLERVLLVRGGGREVITIYS; this is encoded by the exons GACATGGCAACCACAAAGAGAGCAGCCCTTTTCTTTGTCCCATGGAAGCTTCCAGAGGAAGTGACTACCATGACAGGAACCTGGCACTGTTTGAG GAAGAGCTGGACATCCGCCCAAAGGTATCATCTCTTCTGGGCAAGCTCGTCAGCTACACCAACCTCACACAGGGCGCCAAGGAGCATGAGGAGGCTGAGAGTGGAGAGGGCACCCGCCGGAGAGCAGCCAAG GCACCCAGCATGGGCACCCTCATGGGGGTGTACCTGCCCTGCTTGCAGAATATCTTCGGGGTTATCCTCTTCCTGCGGCTGACCTGGATGGTGGGCACGGCCGGTGTGCTGCAGGCCCTCCTCATTGTGCTCATTTGCTGCTGCTGT ACCTTGCTGACGGCCATCTCCATGAGCGCCATTGCCACCAACGGCGTGGTTCCAG CTGGGGGCTCCTATTTCATGATCTCCCGCTCGCTGGGACCAGAATTTGGAGGGGCTGTTGGCCTGTGCTTCTACCTGGGAACAACATTTGCAGCGGCTATGTACATCCTGGGGGCCATTGAGATCCTGCTG ACCTACATTACCCCACCAGCCGCCATTTTTTACCCAACAGGCACTCATGACATGTCGAGTGCCACCTTGAACAATATGCGGGTGTATGGGACCATTTTTCTGACCTTCATGACCCTGGTGGTGTTTGTTGGTGTCAAGTATGTGAACAAATTTGCCTCGCTCTTCCTGGCCTGTGTGATTATCTCCATCCTCTCCATCTATGCTGGGGGCATCAAGTCTATTTTTGACCCTCCCGTGTTTCC AGTATGTATGCTGGGCAATAGGACCCTGTCCCGGGACCAGTTTGATGTCTGTGCCAAGACAGCCGTGGTGGACAATGAGACCGTGGCCACTCGGCTCTGGAGCCTCTTCTGCCACAGCCCCAACCTCACCGCAGACTCCTGCGACCGCTACTTTCTGCTCAACAATGTGACTGAGATCCCTGGCATCCCTGGTGCAGCTGCTGGCGTGCTCCAGG AAAACCTGTGGAGCGCCTACCTGGAGAAGGGTGAGGTCGTGGAGAAGCACGGGCTGTCCTCCACAGACGCCCTTGGCCTGAAGGAGAGCCTGCCCCTGTACGTGGTGGCCGACATCGCCACGTCCTTCACCGTGCTGGTCGGCATCTTCTTCCCCTCCGTAACAG GCATTATGGCTGGCTCAAACCGCTCCGGGGACCTCCGAGATGCACAGAAGTCCATCCCAGTGGGGACCATTCTGGCCATTGTTACAACCTCCCTTGTGT ACTTCAGCAGCGTGGTTCTCTTTGGCGCCTGCATCGAGGGTGTGGTCCTCCGGGACAA GTACGGCGATGGCGTCAGCAGGAACCTGGTGGTGGGCACATTAGCCTGGCCTTCGCCCTGGGTCATCGTCATCGGCTCCTTCTTCTCAACCTGCGGCGCCGGCCTACAGAGCCTCACTGGGGCACCACGCCTGTTGCAGGCCATCGCCAAGGACAACATTATCCCCTTCCTCCGG GTTTTTGGCCATGGCAAGGCAAATGGCGAGCCAACATGGGCACTCCTCCTGACAGCACTCATCGCTGAGCTGGGCATCCTCATCGCCTCCCTTGACATGGTGGCCCCCATTCTATCCAT GTTCTTCCTGATGTGTTACCTGTTTGTGAACCTGGCCTGTGCTGTGCAGACACTCCTAAGGACCCCCAACTGGCGGCCTCGCTTCAAGTACTATCACTG GGCGCTGTCCTTCCTGGGCATGAGCCTCTGCCTGGCTCTCATGTTTGTCTCGTCCTGGTACTATGCCCTGGTCGCCATGCTCATTGCCGGCATGATCTACAAGTACATTGAGTACCAAGG GGCTGAGAAGGAGTGGGGCGACGGGATCCGAGGCCTGTCCCTGAGTGCTGCCCGCTATGCGCTGCTGCGGCTAGAGGAGGGACCTCCTCACACCAAGAACTGGCG GCCTcagctgctggtgctgctgaAGCTAGATGAGGACCTTCATGTGAAGTACCCACGGCTCCTCACTTTCGCCTCCCAGCTTAAGGCCGGCAAGGGCCTGACCATTGTTGGTTCTGTCATCCAGGGCAGCTTCTTGGAGAGCTATGGCGAGGCCCAGGCCGCTGAGCAG ACAATCAAGAACATGATGGAGATTGAGAAGGTGAAGGGCTTCTGCCAGGTGGTGGTGGCCAGCAAGGTGCGTGAGGGGCTGGCCCACCTCATCCAGTCTTGCGGCCTGGGCGGCATGAGGCATAACTCCGTGGTGCTGGGCTGGCCCTACGGCTGGCGGCAGAGTGAGGACCCACGTGCCTGGAAGACCTTTATTG acacCGTGCGCTGCACCACGGCCGCCCACCTGGCCCTGCTCGTGCCCAAGAACATCGCCTTCTACCCCAGCAACCACGAACGCTACCTGGAGGGCCACATCGATGTGTGGTGGATTGTCCACGACGGCGGCATGCTCATGCTCTTGCCCTTCCTGTTACGCCAGCACAAG GTCTGGAGGAAGTGCCGGATGCGCATCTTCACGGTGGCCCAGATGGATGACAACAGCATCCAGATGAAGAAGGATCTGGCTGTCTTCCTGTACCACCTGCGCCTTGAGGCAGAGGTGGAAGTGGTGGAGATG CATAACAGCGACATCTCCGCATATACCTACGAGCGGACACTGATGATGGAGCAGCGCTCCCAGATGCTGCGGCAGATGAGGCTGACCAAGACTGAGCGGGAGCGAGAG GCCCAGCTGGTCAAGGACCGGCACTCAGCCCTGCGGCTGGAGAGCCTGTACTCAGACGAGGAGGAAGAGTCTGCAGCTGGGACTGACAAGATCCAGATGACATGGACACGGGACAAACATATGGCAGCAGAGCCCTGGGACCCCAGCCATGCCCCCGACAACTTCCGGGAGCTGGTACATATTAAGCC GGACCAATCCAATGTGCGGCGCATGCACACAGCTGTGAAGCTCAATGAAGTCATTGTCACACGCTCCCATGACGCCCGCCTGGTCCTACTGAACATGCCCGGCCCACCCAAGAACAGCGAGGGCGATGAGAACT ACATGGAGTTCCTGGAGGTGCTGACTGAGGGCCTCGAACGGGTGCTGTTGGTCCGTGGTGGTGGCCGTGAAGTCATCACCATCTACTCCTGA
- the SLC12A4 gene encoding solute carrier family 12 member 4 isoform X2 has protein sequence MEASRGSDYHDRNLALFEEELDIRPKVSSLLGKLVSYTNLTQGAKEHEEAESGEGTRRRAAKAPSMGTLMGVYLPCLQNIFGVILFLRLTWMVGTAGVLQALLIVLICCCCTLLTAISMSAIATNGVVPAGGSYFMISRSLGPEFGGAVGLCFYLGTTFAAAMYILGAIEILLTYITPPAAIFYPTGTHDMSSATLNNMRVYGTIFLTFMTLVVFVGVKYVNKFASLFLACVIISILSIYAGGIKSIFDPPVFPVCMLGNRTLSRDQFDVCAKTAVVDNETVATRLWSLFCHSPNLTADSCDRYFLLNNVTEIPGIPGAAAGVLQENLWSAYLEKGEVVEKHGLSSTDALGLKESLPLYVVADIATSFTVLVGIFFPSVTGIMAGSNRSGDLRDAQKSIPVGTILAIVTTSLVYFSSVVLFGACIEGVVLRDKYGDGVSRNLVVGTLAWPSPWVIVIGSFFSTCGAGLQSLTGAPRLLQAIAKDNIIPFLRVFGHGKANGEPTWALLLTALIAELGILIASLDMVAPILSMFFLMCYLFVNLACAVQTLLRTPNWRPRFKYYHWALSFLGMSLCLALMFVSSWYYALVAMLIAGMIYKYIEYQGAEKEWGDGIRGLSLSAARYALLRLEEGPPHTKNWRPQLLVLLKLDEDLHVKYPRLLTFASQLKAGKGLTIVGSVIQGSFLESYGEAQAAEQTIKNMMEIEKVKGFCQVVVASKVREGLAHLIQSCGLGGMRHNSVVLGWPYGWRQSEDPRAWKTFIDTVRCTTAAHLALLVPKNIAFYPSNHERYLEGHIDVWWIVHDGGMLMLLPFLLRQHKVWRKCRMRIFTVAQMDDNSIQMKKDLAVFLYHLRLEAEVEVVEMHNSDISAYTYERTLMMEQRSQMLRQMRLTKTEREREAQLVKDRHSALRLESLYSDEEEESAAGTDKIQMTWTRDKHMAAEPWDPSHAPDNFRELVHIKPDQSNVRRMHTAVKLNEVIVTRSHDARLVLLNMPGPPKNSEGDENYMEFLEVLTEGLERVLLVRGGGREVITIYS, from the exons ATGGAAGCTTCCAGAGGAAGTGACTACCATGACAGGAACCTGGCACTGTTTGAG GAAGAGCTGGACATCCGCCCAAAGGTATCATCTCTTCTGGGCAAGCTCGTCAGCTACACCAACCTCACACAGGGCGCCAAGGAGCATGAGGAGGCTGAGAGTGGAGAGGGCACCCGCCGGAGAGCAGCCAAG GCACCCAGCATGGGCACCCTCATGGGGGTGTACCTGCCCTGCTTGCAGAATATCTTCGGGGTTATCCTCTTCCTGCGGCTGACCTGGATGGTGGGCACGGCCGGTGTGCTGCAGGCCCTCCTCATTGTGCTCATTTGCTGCTGCTGT ACCTTGCTGACGGCCATCTCCATGAGCGCCATTGCCACCAACGGCGTGGTTCCAG CTGGGGGCTCCTATTTCATGATCTCCCGCTCGCTGGGACCAGAATTTGGAGGGGCTGTTGGCCTGTGCTTCTACCTGGGAACAACATTTGCAGCGGCTATGTACATCCTGGGGGCCATTGAGATCCTGCTG ACCTACATTACCCCACCAGCCGCCATTTTTTACCCAACAGGCACTCATGACATGTCGAGTGCCACCTTGAACAATATGCGGGTGTATGGGACCATTTTTCTGACCTTCATGACCCTGGTGGTGTTTGTTGGTGTCAAGTATGTGAACAAATTTGCCTCGCTCTTCCTGGCCTGTGTGATTATCTCCATCCTCTCCATCTATGCTGGGGGCATCAAGTCTATTTTTGACCCTCCCGTGTTTCC AGTATGTATGCTGGGCAATAGGACCCTGTCCCGGGACCAGTTTGATGTCTGTGCCAAGACAGCCGTGGTGGACAATGAGACCGTGGCCACTCGGCTCTGGAGCCTCTTCTGCCACAGCCCCAACCTCACCGCAGACTCCTGCGACCGCTACTTTCTGCTCAACAATGTGACTGAGATCCCTGGCATCCCTGGTGCAGCTGCTGGCGTGCTCCAGG AAAACCTGTGGAGCGCCTACCTGGAGAAGGGTGAGGTCGTGGAGAAGCACGGGCTGTCCTCCACAGACGCCCTTGGCCTGAAGGAGAGCCTGCCCCTGTACGTGGTGGCCGACATCGCCACGTCCTTCACCGTGCTGGTCGGCATCTTCTTCCCCTCCGTAACAG GCATTATGGCTGGCTCAAACCGCTCCGGGGACCTCCGAGATGCACAGAAGTCCATCCCAGTGGGGACCATTCTGGCCATTGTTACAACCTCCCTTGTGT ACTTCAGCAGCGTGGTTCTCTTTGGCGCCTGCATCGAGGGTGTGGTCCTCCGGGACAA GTACGGCGATGGCGTCAGCAGGAACCTGGTGGTGGGCACATTAGCCTGGCCTTCGCCCTGGGTCATCGTCATCGGCTCCTTCTTCTCAACCTGCGGCGCCGGCCTACAGAGCCTCACTGGGGCACCACGCCTGTTGCAGGCCATCGCCAAGGACAACATTATCCCCTTCCTCCGG GTTTTTGGCCATGGCAAGGCAAATGGCGAGCCAACATGGGCACTCCTCCTGACAGCACTCATCGCTGAGCTGGGCATCCTCATCGCCTCCCTTGACATGGTGGCCCCCATTCTATCCAT GTTCTTCCTGATGTGTTACCTGTTTGTGAACCTGGCCTGTGCTGTGCAGACACTCCTAAGGACCCCCAACTGGCGGCCTCGCTTCAAGTACTATCACTG GGCGCTGTCCTTCCTGGGCATGAGCCTCTGCCTGGCTCTCATGTTTGTCTCGTCCTGGTACTATGCCCTGGTCGCCATGCTCATTGCCGGCATGATCTACAAGTACATTGAGTACCAAGG GGCTGAGAAGGAGTGGGGCGACGGGATCCGAGGCCTGTCCCTGAGTGCTGCCCGCTATGCGCTGCTGCGGCTAGAGGAGGGACCTCCTCACACCAAGAACTGGCG GCCTcagctgctggtgctgctgaAGCTAGATGAGGACCTTCATGTGAAGTACCCACGGCTCCTCACTTTCGCCTCCCAGCTTAAGGCCGGCAAGGGCCTGACCATTGTTGGTTCTGTCATCCAGGGCAGCTTCTTGGAGAGCTATGGCGAGGCCCAGGCCGCTGAGCAG ACAATCAAGAACATGATGGAGATTGAGAAGGTGAAGGGCTTCTGCCAGGTGGTGGTGGCCAGCAAGGTGCGTGAGGGGCTGGCCCACCTCATCCAGTCTTGCGGCCTGGGCGGCATGAGGCATAACTCCGTGGTGCTGGGCTGGCCCTACGGCTGGCGGCAGAGTGAGGACCCACGTGCCTGGAAGACCTTTATTG acacCGTGCGCTGCACCACGGCCGCCCACCTGGCCCTGCTCGTGCCCAAGAACATCGCCTTCTACCCCAGCAACCACGAACGCTACCTGGAGGGCCACATCGATGTGTGGTGGATTGTCCACGACGGCGGCATGCTCATGCTCTTGCCCTTCCTGTTACGCCAGCACAAG GTCTGGAGGAAGTGCCGGATGCGCATCTTCACGGTGGCCCAGATGGATGACAACAGCATCCAGATGAAGAAGGATCTGGCTGTCTTCCTGTACCACCTGCGCCTTGAGGCAGAGGTGGAAGTGGTGGAGATG CATAACAGCGACATCTCCGCATATACCTACGAGCGGACACTGATGATGGAGCAGCGCTCCCAGATGCTGCGGCAGATGAGGCTGACCAAGACTGAGCGGGAGCGAGAG GCCCAGCTGGTCAAGGACCGGCACTCAGCCCTGCGGCTGGAGAGCCTGTACTCAGACGAGGAGGAAGAGTCTGCAGCTGGGACTGACAAGATCCAGATGACATGGACACGGGACAAACATATGGCAGCAGAGCCCTGGGACCCCAGCCATGCCCCCGACAACTTCCGGGAGCTGGTACATATTAAGCC GGACCAATCCAATGTGCGGCGCATGCACACAGCTGTGAAGCTCAATGAAGTCATTGTCACACGCTCCCATGACGCCCGCCTGGTCCTACTGAACATGCCCGGCCCACCCAAGAACAGCGAGGGCGATGAGAACT ACATGGAGTTCCTGGAGGTGCTGACTGAGGGCCTCGAACGGGTGCTGTTGGTCCGTGGTGGTGGCCGTGAAGTCATCACCATCTACTCCTGA